Proteins co-encoded in one Pseudomonas fluorescens genomic window:
- a CDS encoding TolC family outer membrane protein, which produces MFGCMNKLSMLAAAFALLAGNSAVAAMGPFEIYEQALRNDPVFLGAIKERDAGLENRAIGRAGLLPKLGYNYNKGHNTSKATSLDERARNRTEERNYNSYGSTLTLQQPLLDYEAYAAYRKGVAQSLFADENFRGKSQELLVRVLDNYTKALFAQDQIDIAQAKKKAYEQQFQQNEHMFKQGEGTRTDILEAESRYELATAEEIEARNEQDAALRELGALVGVPAVDITDLAPLDQNFQTFALMPANYDTWHELAISNNPNLASQRQAVEVARYEVERNRAGHLPKVNAYAAMRQNESESGNTYNQRYETNTIGFEVSVPLYAGGGVSASTRQASRNMEQAEYELDGKTRETLIELRRQFSACLSGVNKLRAYQKALASAEALVVSTKQSILGGERTNLDALNAEQQLFTTRRDLAQARYDYLMAWTKLHYYAGTLSEQDLARVDEAFGQGPRTQ; this is translated from the coding sequence ATGTTCGGCTGTATGAATAAGCTTTCCATGCTGGCGGCAGCGTTCGCGCTGCTCGCGGGCAACAGTGCAGTGGCAGCCATGGGGCCGTTCGAAATCTACGAGCAGGCCTTACGCAACGACCCGGTGTTTCTCGGCGCGATCAAGGAACGTGATGCAGGCCTTGAAAATCGGGCCATTGGCCGCGCCGGGTTGTTGCCAAAACTGGGTTACAACTACAACAAGGGCCACAACACATCGAAGGCCACGTCCCTCGACGAGCGTGCCCGAAACCGTACCGAGGAGCGCAACTACAACAGTTACGGCTCGACCCTGACGCTGCAGCAGCCATTGCTCGACTACGAAGCCTACGCGGCCTATCGCAAAGGCGTGGCGCAGTCGCTGTTTGCCGACGAGAACTTTCGCGGCAAGAGTCAGGAGCTGCTGGTTCGCGTCCTGGACAACTACACCAAGGCCCTGTTCGCCCAGGATCAGATCGACATCGCCCAAGCCAAGAAAAAGGCCTACGAGCAGCAGTTCCAGCAGAACGAGCACATGTTCAAGCAGGGTGAGGGCACGCGAACCGACATTCTCGAAGCCGAATCCCGCTATGAGCTGGCGACCGCCGAAGAGATCGAGGCGCGTAACGAACAGGATGCGGCCTTGCGCGAGCTCGGCGCACTGGTGGGCGTACCGGCGGTGGACATCACTGACCTGGCGCCCCTGGATCAGAACTTCCAGACGTTCGCCCTGATGCCGGCCAACTACGACACCTGGCATGAACTGGCGATCAGCAACAACCCGAATCTGGCGTCGCAACGCCAGGCCGTGGAAGTGGCCCGTTACGAGGTCGAACGCAATCGTGCAGGGCATCTGCCGAAAGTGAATGCCTACGCCGCGATGCGCCAGAACGAGTCGGAAAGCGGCAACACCTACAACCAGCGCTACGAGACCAACACAATCGGTTTCGAAGTCAGCGTGCCGTTGTACGCCGGTGGCGGTGTGTCGGCCTCGACCCGTCAGGCCAGTCGCAATATGGAACAGGCCGAATACGAACTGGATGGCAAGACCCGCGAGACGCTCATCGAACTGCGCCGTCAGTTCAGTGCCTGCCTGTCCGGCGTCAACAAGCTGCGTGCCTATCAGAAGGCGCTTGCGTCGGCCGAAGCACTGGTGGTCTCGACCAAACAAAGCATTCTGGGCGGCGAGCGGACCAATCTGGACGCCCTGAACGCCGAACAACAACTATTTACCACCCGCCGCGATCTGGCCCAGGCACGCTACGACTACCTGATGGCCTGGACCAAGCTGCATTACTACGCGGGCACCTTGAGCGAGCAGGATCTGGCGCGGGTGGACGAAGCATTCGGGCAGGGCCCACGGACGCAATAA
- a CDS encoding autotransporter serine protease, whose amino-acid sequence MDVRFKPASVGTLLLAISVSQAQAQYLESGKPGDAASWRSAEFLRDWGLGRMQADQAYAAGITGKGVKVGALDSGFDAAHPEFAGDRYHPVLSRGSYVDGSLFSVNGTLNPNNDSHGTHVVGTMGASRDGIGMHGVAFNAQIYVGNTNKNDSFLFGPNPDPRYFKAAYDALADAGVRAINNSWGSQPPDVSYRTLADLHAAYAQHWNKGTWLDAAADVSRRGVINVFSAGNSGYPNASVRSALPYFQPDLEGHWLAVSGLDQSNQQKYNQCGLAKYWCITTPGAKIDSTIPDGGYAIKSGTSMAAPHATGALALVMERYPYMSNQQALEVLLTTATQLDGSVTDAPTERVGWGVANLKRAMGGPGQLLGAFEARLAAGQSDVWSNDISDKALIQRQREDLAEHSAWQQTLQAKGWQNGVPAGASQQDQTDYAIGTARDAAAANRVYQGSLIKSGAGRLLLTGDSTYRGPTTVNGGLLTVNGSLTSAVTVNDSGTLGGSGRVGALIANNGSRVAPGNSIGTLNVAGDVTFAPGSTYAVELSPTASDRIVAGGTATISGATVSLSLENSPTLLSTAEAKSLLGHQYDVLQAAGGIQGQFGAVVPDYLFIGGSLASTGTGITLSVERNATSFASVGQTPNQRAVASAVEGMGAGNAVYESLLLSATTHDARQAFQQLSGEIYPALGSVLINDSRQLRDALGERLHDANTSQSNGWIKALGAWGTTDSRHDTAGYSTSIGGLLAGVDGALDEQTRIGLVTGYSDSSLSMGSGTHSSAKVDSYHLGAYAGHAIGDWRLSTGMVYSWHRADVKRDLQYGDVSAKQKAKVDAATTQVFGEAAYRLNLQPLALEPFANLAYVHLDSDGFTEKGDAAALKSNGDQRDAVLGTLGVRAIKTINLSGSQKLDLSGRLGWQHSLGDIESEQHLRFASGSAPYSVESSALVRDAALVGVQASLALSRDVRVNLDYNGQLASREKQHGVGLSLNWQF is encoded by the coding sequence ATGGACGTACGCTTCAAGCCGGCATCGGTCGGCACGCTGTTGCTCGCAATTTCTGTCAGCCAGGCACAGGCGCAGTACCTTGAGTCTGGCAAGCCCGGCGACGCCGCCAGTTGGCGATCCGCCGAGTTCCTGCGCGACTGGGGCCTGGGCCGGATGCAGGCCGATCAGGCCTACGCCGCCGGTATTACCGGCAAAGGCGTGAAGGTCGGTGCGCTGGATTCGGGTTTCGACGCCGCCCATCCCGAGTTCGCCGGCGACCGATATCACCCGGTGTTGAGCCGCGGCAGCTATGTCGATGGCTCGCTGTTCAGCGTCAACGGCACACTCAATCCGAACAATGACTCCCACGGCACCCATGTGGTCGGCACCATGGGTGCCTCGCGTGATGGCATTGGCATGCACGGCGTGGCGTTCAATGCGCAGATCTATGTTGGCAACACCAACAAGAACGACAGTTTCCTGTTCGGCCCCAACCCCGATCCGCGCTACTTCAAAGCAGCGTACGACGCCCTGGCCGATGCCGGCGTGCGGGCCATCAACAACAGCTGGGGCAGTCAGCCACCGGATGTCAGTTATCGAACCCTTGCAGATCTGCATGCCGCTTACGCCCAGCACTGGAACAAGGGTACCTGGCTCGATGCCGCCGCCGATGTTTCGCGCCGCGGCGTGATCAATGTGTTCAGCGCCGGTAACAGCGGTTATCCCAACGCCAGCGTGCGTTCGGCGCTGCCGTATTTTCAGCCGGACCTGGAAGGCCACTGGCTGGCGGTATCGGGGCTGGACCAGAGCAATCAGCAAAAATACAACCAGTGCGGCCTCGCCAAATACTGGTGCATCACCACACCGGGCGCGAAGATCGACAGCACCATTCCCGACGGTGGCTACGCGATCAAGTCCGGTACATCGATGGCCGCGCCCCACGCCACCGGGGCCCTGGCGCTGGTGATGGAGCGCTACCCGTACATGAGCAATCAGCAGGCGCTGGAAGTGCTGCTGACCACCGCCACCCAACTGGATGGATCGGTGACTGATGCACCGACCGAACGAGTCGGCTGGGGCGTGGCCAACCTGAAACGGGCGATGGGCGGGCCGGGGCAATTGCTTGGCGCGTTCGAGGCGCGTCTGGCGGCCGGGCAGAGCGATGTGTGGAGCAATGACATTTCCGACAAGGCCCTGATCCAGCGTCAGCGCGAAGACCTCGCCGAACACAGTGCGTGGCAGCAAACCCTGCAAGCCAAAGGTTGGCAGAACGGTGTTCCGGCGGGTGCGAGTCAGCAGGATCAAACCGATTACGCCATCGGCACGGCCCGGGATGCGGCCGCCGCCAATCGGGTGTATCAGGGCAGTCTGATCAAGTCCGGCGCCGGCCGCCTGCTGTTGACCGGTGACAGCACCTATCGCGGTCCGACCACGGTCAATGGCGGCCTGCTGACCGTTAACGGCTCGCTGACCTCTGCGGTCACAGTCAATGACAGCGGCACCCTCGGTGGTTCCGGACGGGTTGGCGCGTTGATCGCCAATAACGGCAGTCGTGTGGCACCGGGCAATTCCATCGGCACCTTGAACGTCGCCGGCGACGTGACCTTCGCACCAGGTTCGACTTATGCGGTGGAATTGTCACCGACGGCCAGTGACCGCATCGTCGCCGGCGGCACGGCGACCATCAGCGGTGCCACGGTCAGCCTGTCTCTGGAAAACAGCCCGACCTTGCTCAGTACCGCCGAAGCGAAAAGCCTGCTCGGTCATCAGTACGACGTTCTGCAAGCCGCCGGTGGCATTCAGGGCCAGTTCGGCGCTGTGGTGCCGGACTACCTGTTTATCGGTGGCAGCCTCGCGTCCACCGGTACCGGGATCACGCTGAGTGTCGAACGCAACGCGACATCTTTTGCCAGTGTCGGCCAGACCCCGAACCAGCGGGCTGTGGCCAGCGCGGTCGAGGGGATGGGCGCAGGCAATGCCGTCTACGAAAGCCTGTTGCTGTCGGCTACCACCCACGATGCACGGCAAGCGTTCCAGCAACTGAGCGGGGAAATCTACCCGGCCCTCGGTTCGGTACTGATCAACGACAGCCGCCAGTTGCGCGATGCGCTGGGTGAACGCCTGCATGACGCGAACACTTCGCAGAGCAATGGCTGGATCAAGGCCCTCGGTGCCTGGGGGACAACCGATTCGCGACACGACACCGCCGGCTACAGCACCTCGATTGGCGGCCTGCTGGCAGGGGTCGACGGCGCGCTGGACGAGCAGACTCGCATCGGTCTGGTCACCGGTTACAGCGACAGTTCGTTGAGCATGGGCTCCGGCACGCATTCTTCGGCCAAGGTCGACAGCTATCACCTCGGTGCCTACGCCGGCCACGCTATCGGTGACTGGCGTCTGAGCACCGGCATGGTCTACAGCTGGCATCGCGCGGACGTGAAGCGCGACCTGCAATACGGCGACGTGAGCGCCAAACAGAAGGCCAAGGTCGACGCCGCCACCACTCAGGTGTTCGGCGAAGCGGCGTATCGATTGAATCTGCAACCGCTGGCTCTCGAGCCGTTCGCCAATCTCGCCTACGTACACCTGGACAGCGACGGTTTCACCGAGAAAGGCGACGCTGCCGCGCTGAAAAGCAATGGCGACCAGCGCGATGCGGTGCTCGGCACCCTCGGTGTCAGGGCGATCAAGACGATCAACCTGTCAGGCTCGCAAAAGCTCGATCTCAGCGGTCGCCTCGGCTGGCAGCACAGCCTTGGCGACATCGAATCCGAACAACATTTGCGTTTCGCCAGCGGCAGCGCGCCTTACAGCGTTGAAAGCTCAGCGCTG